A single genomic interval of Sinorhizobium garamanticum harbors:
- a CDS encoding AzlC family ABC transporter permease, with protein MNRDDFRAGLRGGFPVMLSASPFGALFGALAVDNGFSVADAVFMSATVYAGASQMVGIELFGNNVQPWLVVLSVFAVNFRHVLYSASIAKHIRHFTLIQKLLAFFLLVDPQYAETEQRGERGLPVTFSWYLGFGLVIYFPWILNTLIGALFGQLIGDPKAIGLDVLLPIYFLGLVLGFRKRDRFLPVVATSAVASVAAMHFVGSPWHVSIGALAGILLAAVLPPEHRLRQGPAPVEKEA; from the coding sequence ATGAACAGAGACGATTTCCGGGCGGGCCTGCGCGGCGGCTTTCCCGTCATGCTTTCCGCGTCGCCTTTCGGTGCGCTCTTCGGGGCGCTTGCGGTCGACAACGGCTTTTCGGTTGCCGATGCCGTGTTCATGAGCGCAACCGTATACGCGGGCGCCAGCCAGATGGTCGGCATCGAGCTCTTCGGCAACAATGTCCAGCCGTGGCTGGTCGTGCTTTCGGTCTTCGCGGTCAACTTCCGCCACGTGCTCTATTCGGCCTCGATCGCAAAGCACATCCGCCACTTCACGCTCATCCAGAAGCTCTTGGCTTTCTTCCTGCTGGTCGATCCGCAATATGCGGAGACGGAGCAGCGTGGCGAGCGCGGCCTGCCGGTGACCTTTTCCTGGTATCTCGGCTTCGGTCTCGTGATCTATTTCCCCTGGATCCTCAACACGCTGATCGGTGCACTGTTCGGCCAGTTGATCGGCGATCCGAAGGCGATCGGCCTCGATGTGCTGCTGCCGATCTATTTCCTCGGGCTCGTGCTCGGTTTCCGCAAGCGCGATCGCTTCCTGCCCGTGGTCGCCACCAGCGCCGTCGCCTCCGTTGCCGCCATGCACTTCGTCGGCTCGCCGTGGCACGTCAGCATCGGCGCGCTTGCCGGCATCCTGCTCGCGGCCGTCCTGCCGCCGGAGCATCGTTTGCGGCAAGGGCCGGCGCCCGTGGAAAAGGAGGCCTGA
- a CDS encoding AzlD family protein has protein sequence MDAQHLNLIYLIVAAALATFATRFGGYVLITQLKRIPPRLEAALNAVPAAVLTTLVAPAFVYGGFDVAAAMLVAFAIGLRFATLRMLLVGWVAVMVIRHVIL, from the coding sequence GTGGATGCACAGCACCTCAACCTCATCTACCTGATCGTCGCCGCCGCACTCGCAACTTTCGCGACCCGGTTCGGTGGCTATGTGCTGATCACCCAATTGAAGCGCATTCCGCCGCGGCTCGAGGCGGCGCTGAATGCCGTCCCGGCGGCGGTCCTGACGACCCTGGTTGCGCCGGCCTTTGTCTATGGCGGCTTTGACGTTGCGGCAGCGATGCTCGTCGCCTTCGCGATCGGACTGCGCTTCGCAACGCTCCGGATGCTGCTTGTCGGCTGGGTCGCTGTGATGGTGATCCGGCACGTGATTCTGTAG